The DNA window CCGGCGAGTCCCCGTCCGCCTCCATCCGCAGCAGCACCCGGTGCGCGAGCGACTGCGGCAGCATGTTCCGCCCCGCGCCGTAGCGCACGCCGCGCGAACGGATCCCCTCGACGCTCTCCGCGACCTCGTATGTCGGAACGCGGAACCGCCGCGCCCCCCGCGGCACGATCAGGCCCTCGCGCGGGGTGTCCACGTGCGACCACACCGCCCGGCGCAGGACCTCGGCGAGCCGCGCATCCCCCTTGAGCGTGGCGATATCGGCGGCGTCGACACCGCGGATCCGACCCTTGCCGACGAGCTCAGCGACCGTCGTCTGCCTCGCGTCGATCTCCCCGAGCGCCGGCAGCACGTCGCCGATGTAGCGGAGGAACGAGTCGTTCGGCCCGACCACGAGCACGCCCTGCCGGCTGAGCTGGTCGCGGTGCGCGTACAGCAGGAACGCCGCGCGGTGCAGTCCGACCGCCGTCTTCCCGGTGCCCGGCGCGCCCTGCACGGCGACCGTCCCGGACAGGTCGGCGCGCACGATGTCGTCCTGCTCGGGCTGGATCGTCGCGACGATGTCGCGCATCGGCCCGACGCGCGGCCGCTCGATCTCCGCCTCGAGGATCGCGCTCGCGTGGTCGGCGTCGTCGGTGACATCGCCGAGGCGCTCGTCCTCGTACGCCGTCAGCTCGCCGTGCTGGAACCCGAACCGCCGGCGCAGTTCCACACCCAGCGGCTCGGCCTTGCTCGCGCGGTAGAACGGGCGGGACACGTTCGCGCGCCAGTCGACGACCATCGGGTCGCCCGCGGCGTCGGAGACGTGGCGGCGGCCGACGTAGTACTGCTCCTGCTGGGCGATGCCGTACGGGCCCTGGCCGGCCAGGTAGTCGAGGCGGCCGAAGAACAGCGCGATGGTCGGGTCGTCGGCCAACGCCTTCGCGCGCCAGTAGAGGTTGGCTCTGAGGAACTCGGTGGAGACCGGGTCGCCGCCGTCCGCCCGCATCCCCTCGGTGCGCTCCCGCATGGCGCGCAGGGCGTCGCGGGAGTCGGCGAGGTGGGTGCGTTCGGCGGCGAGGTCCGGATCGGGGGGAGTCGTCGTCTCGTAGGTGGGCATGGCGAGACCTCCGAAGTGCCGGGAAGGGCCGAGCAACGTAACACAGACCGCCGGCACGGTCGTAAGGGTTTACCTGCCTACAGCCAGGCGGGGCAGCGTGGCACCTTCGGGTTGAAGCCGGGCCGCCCGGGGCTCAGCACGTAGGCGTCGGACACCCAGGTGCCGTTGTCGAGCTTGTTCCACACCGCGGTCGAGCGGACCTTCTCCGCGGCGCGCTGGCACACCACGAACGCCAACCCGCCCGAGGGGATCACGCCGCGCGCCTTCCCCGTCGTCGACGGCCCGTCGCGCATGCGCAGCCCGTCGCCGGTGATCGGGTACGGATAGGTGCAGAACGGGATCGGCCGCGTCAAGCCGGTCTTGCTCTTGGTCGTGACGTACGCATCGCTCACGTACGTGCCATCGGCGAGCTTGTTCCACACCGGATCGTTCTTGACCTTCTCGCCGAACGCCTGGCACATCACCTTCAGCGGTGCGCCGGGCGCGAACGTCCGGACGTCGTCGTAGGAGGTCCCCGGCCCGGTCCGAGCCCGCAGTGTCGACGACGCGACCACGTTGTAGCGGTAGATCACCGAACCCAGCGTCGCGTCGACCACGTTGCTGTCGATGTTGATCCGCTTGCCGCCCCAGCTCTCGGTGTGCGGGCCGCGGTACTGCTTCACGCGCTGGTGCACCGCCCACTTGTCGTCGGAGACGTACCGCTCGTTCCAGATCGTGTTCTTGTTGTCCCAGCGCGCGGTCCAGATCACGTCGGGAATCGCCAACGTGGGCGAGCCATAGTGCTGGGCGAGGTTCTTGATGCCGGAGCTCGCGCTGGAGTAGACGCCGGACAGGTAGCCGAGATCGTGCAGCTGCTTGGTCCATTCGCGGAGGAACGTCAGCACCGCGCCCTTGCAGGACTTCTTGCGGTCGTCGTACCCCTCCATGTCGTTGTAGAGCGTGCTGCCGGCGTACAGACCGAACTTCTGCGCCTTCTTCACCGCGTCCTTGGCGGCGTCGCGGCCCTGCTTGGCGGCCTTCGCCGGGTTGATCGCGCCCATGCCCTTCTGGAACGCGCACGGGGCTTGGCGGCCGACGTAGATCGGCAGCAATCGCCAACCCTGCTTGGTGACTGAGCTGACCCAGTCGGCGTCGAGGTTGCCGTCGCCGCAGGCGCGGTTGAGCCCGCCGATGTAGATGCCGACCACGCGGTACGACGACTTCAGCCACGCCGTCATCGCGGACTTCGACGGCGCCGTACACGTGTCGAAGCCCTGCCCGCCGAAGCGCGTGGACGTGCTCGCCGGCCCCGTGAGCGCCCTGTCAACCAGGCCTTGCGCGCGGTCGAGGAGGTCCTTGCGAGGAAGGGAACGAGTCGGCCCGTCGTACCTTGCGCTGTTGACGATCGCGTCGACGCGGGTGGGGTCGTCGGCGTAGGTCGCGGTCACCGACAACGCGGTGCCGGAGAGGATGAAACTCGCGGCGTTCTCGTCGCTCTCGTCGGCC is part of the Tenggerimyces flavus genome and encodes:
- a CDS encoding HelD family protein — translated: MPTYETTTPPDPDLAAERTHLADSRDALRAMRERTEGMRADGGDPVSTEFLRANLYWRAKALADDPTIALFFGRLDYLAGQGPYGIAQQEQYYVGRRHVSDAAGDPMVVDWRANVSRPFYRASKAEPLGVELRRRFGFQHGELTAYEDERLGDVTDDADHASAILEAEIERPRVGPMRDIVATIQPEQDDIVRADLSGTVAVQGAPGTGKTAVGLHRAAFLLYAHRDQLSRQGVLVVGPNDSFLRYIGDVLPALGEIDARQTTVAELVGKGRIRGVDAADIATLKGDARLAEVLRRAVWSHVDTPREGLIVPRGARRFRVPTYEVAESVEGIRSRGVRYGAGRNMLPQSLAHRVLLRMEADGDSPDDRVQDAVAKSRPVKTYVDALWPAVDPARLLFRLFSEPEFLASHAEGILTAEEQALLVWAKAPKTPGAARWSVADAVLLDEIGDVVDRTPSLGHVVLDEAQDLSPMQLRAVGRRCTTGSATVLGDLAQGTTPWAVRDWPTALTHLGKPDAHLEELTRGFRVPADVIEFAARLLPSIAPTLAPPSSVRRTRGDLVIRELPRLGPSIIGDIREVVERPGSVGLIVADARIRTVRKLLDDAALSYAVLGDEDDVEAHLDVVPASLAKGLEFDHVLVLEPAEIVAAEPDETTGLRRLYVCLTRAVTSLTVLHAEPLPSQLSA
- a CDS encoding glycoside hydrolase domain-containing protein; translation: MALGVTAAVASMIVTTPFGFADLEPGLSEPDTSAIGPKTRVVEYRDLRLVVPAEWPVHDLDAHPDTCVRFDKNAVYLGAPGDEQDCPARAIGRADTVLVAPVKDAPGLAAAGALARVGETPSVASKADESDENAASFILSGTALSVTATYADDPTRVDAIVNSARYDGPTRSLPRKDLLDRAQGLVDRALTGPASTSTRFGGQGFDTCTAPSKSAMTAWLKSSYRVVGIYIGGLNRACGDGNLDADWVSSVTKQGWRLLPIYVGRQAPCAFQKGMGAINPAKAAKQGRDAAKDAVKKAQKFGLYAGSTLYNDMEGYDDRKKSCKGAVLTFLREWTKQLHDLGYLSGVYSSASSGIKNLAQHYGSPTLAIPDVIWTARWDNKNTIWNERYVSDDKWAVHQRVKQYRGPHTESWGGKRINIDSNVVDATLGSVIYRYNVVASSTLRARTGPGTSYDDVRTFAPGAPLKVMCQAFGEKVKNDPVWNKLADGTYVSDAYVTTKSKTGLTRPIPFCTYPYPITGDGLRMRDGPSTTGKARGVIPSGGLAFVVCQRAAEKVRSTAVWNKLDNGTWVSDAYVLSPGRPGFNPKVPRCPAWL